In Thermoplasmata archaeon, the sequence GGGAATACGTCGGCGACCCCCGGAGGTTCGGACGACGCGGAGCCGGCCGTCCCGGTCCATCTGCTGGATCGTGCGGACCGTGAGCCCGAGACGGCGGGCGACCTCCCGGGGCCGGAGCAGGATATCCACAAATATGGGATATAGATGGCCCTATTTCTACTCTTTATCGTTAACTGCTAAAGCCCTCGCCGGAGCTTTCGGGAACTCGCGCCCGTGGATGCGCACCGATGGGCCACTCACGCCTCGCGCCAGCGCGCCTTGAAGCTCGCCAGGATGAAAAGTCCCGCCGTGAAGGCGATGAGGATGCCCCAGTCGAGCGCGGCCGTACTCCAGGTGATGGGAATGAGGCCCATCGCGCTCTGAACGAGGCTCGCGGCGTACGTGGTGGGCGACACCAGGGCCACGTACTGGGCCCACGGAGGGAGCGCGCTGAGAGGATAGTAGACCGGCGGGATCACCGTCAGTCCCAGGGAGATCAGGGGGCTGAACATGAACGTCTCTCGGACGTCCTCGAACCACGTCGCGAGGGTGAAGGCGAGCGCGCTCGCGAAGGCCCAGACGAGCAGGAGCGCCCCCGCGAGGATGAAAGCGTGGAGCGCCGTCGCCGCGCCGGTCACGAACCAGAGCCCGAGGAAGAGCAGCATTCCGGGCGTGGAGTACACGAGCTCGGAGAGCGCCATCCCAGCGACGTAGGTCGGCGCCTCGACCGGCGACGCTACGACGATATCCTGGAACTTCAGATCGTGGCGGTAATGCGTGAGATCCGACTGGAGACCGGTGCCCACGCTGAGCATCGTGAGGATCATCCCTCCGCCGATCCCGTACGCGAGCAGGACGCCACCGGACGCGATCGTGATGAAGAACAAGAAGGCGAGCGGAGAGGCCAGGAGGTTCACGAGGTAGAGCGGCTGCGTGCGGATCGGGATGAGCCCGTTGAGCTCGATGAGCGTCAGGACCGAGCGTAGGCGGTGGCGTTCGCTCATGCGGCCTCCGCGCCCTCGGCGAGCGGTTCATCCTGCTCGATCGGGCGGCCCACGACCTCGAGGAAGACGTCCTCCAGGGTCACCGGTCCCATCGAGACGCGGTGGCCCCGCTCGAGCGCCCAACGCGCGAGCTCGCGCGCATCGGCCTCCCGCGCGAAGACGAGGAACCCGCCCTCGATCGCGCTGACACGTCCGTACGGCTCGAGCTCGGACAGGAGCGCCGAGCCCTGCACGGAGACCCGGTAGGGCAATCGGACGCGCGCCCGGAGCTCCGCCGCCGTCCCCTCGAGGAGCATCTGGCCCTTATCGATGAGGGCGATCCGAGAGGAGAGCGCTTCCGCCTCGTCCAAGTAGTGGGTCGTTAGGAGGATCGTCCGGTGCTCGCGACTCGCGCGGCGGATCGCTTCCCAAACCTGACGCCGGGCCAGAGGATCCAGCCCGGTGGTCGGTTCGTCCAGGAACAACAGATCGGCGTCGGAGGCGAGCACCATCGCAACGAGGGCGCGGCGCCGCAGACCCCCGGAGAGGCGCGAGACCTGACGTTTGCGGTACTCCCAGAGGGAGAGCTCCTCGAGCGCGGCCTTCGTGCGCTGCCGGGCCTCCAGCGGGTCGATTCCGCGCAGCTTCAGGTAGAGGTACACGACCTCTTCCGTGTTCAGGAAGTACAACGGGCGGGACTCCTGGGGTACGCAGGCGACGCGCGCGCGGATCGCCCGCTCCTCCCGGAGGATGGGATGGCCGAGAACGTACATCTCGCCCGAGCTCGGAGTGAGCTGGGTGGCGGCGATCCGGATGAACGTCGTCTTCCCGGCACCGTTCTGCCCGATCAGCCCGTAGATCTTCCCGGCGGGTACGGTCAGCGACAGATTGGCGAGCGCGGCGACCCCGGGCGGTGCCTTGGGGTAGCGTTTGCCGATGCCGATCGCACGGATCGCCGGTTCGCTGGACATGCAAGCGCCTGAGGTGCCTCGAGGGAGGGGGCCGTGAGGCCTAGCTCAGGACCTCGGCGAGGCGGTGCTCTTCGGTCGCGCGGCGGATCTCCTGGGCGATCCGGCGGCCCGTGGAGAGGCCCGGTTCGATCATCTCGGAGTACGGGCTTCCCGAGATGAACAGGTTCGTCCCGGCGACGATGCGTGTCGAGATCTCGAAGACCTTGAACTGGAGGTCCTCGGTCATGATCCCTTCGACGCAAAAGGGGCCCACCATCCCTCCGAACAGCTCGATCGACCGCTCCACGATCCGCGCCCCGACGTCGAAGATCTGGGGCAGGAGGGACTCGCGCAGCATCACCGGCACGTTGCCCGTGACGACGAACGTCGGTCGGATTCCCGCGCGCTGAAGTTCCTCCTGCGATCCCAATTTGTACAGCTCGTCGATGTTCGCCTCGTCTCGTCGATCCATCCCCAGAAGCTCGAGCGACCCGGAGCCGACCCGGTAGCCGCGGTCGGACAACGGCGAGTAGAAGAAGTGGACGTAGTAGCGCGTTCCGAGCACGTACTCCTGGATGACGTACGGGCCCGTCGGGTGGAACGCCTCGGTGTCCGCTCGGTTCTTGGCGAGGAAGAATCCCTTGCCGCCCTTCGCTCCGTAGTACTTGATGATCACCGGCCGGTCGATGTCACGGAGCTCCTCGAAGCGCAGCGGCATGAGCACCCCGGCGGACTCGAGCCAGTCACGTTCCTTGCGTCGGTCGGATTCCCAGCCGATCACCGCGCGATTGCCGAACACCGGAACATCGAGCGCGACGAACCGCTCGGGCCCCAGGTACTCCACGAACGATCCGTGGGGGATCAGGATCGCTCCCTCCTCGCGTAGGGTTGCCGCCGAGTTCGGCAGTTCGGAGACCTTCGGGATCGACAGGAAACGGTCCGGGCGGCCGAGCGGGAAAGCGTCGTAGAACTTCGGTGGGTTTCCCGCAGTGATCCCGAGCGTCGGGAATCCCTCACGGCGCGCGCCGTGGAAAATCTGGAGGGAAGAGTGCGAACACAGGGTGGCGATGGTAGGGGTGCGCCCCTCGATAGAGCGCAGGCGGGCCGGGGGTGCGAGGTGGACTCCCATAGGGAAGCCTACCGGGAAGCCCAAATATCCTTTGCGAGGAGCCGGCCGGTCGGCTCAGTCGGCGCGAGAGCTCTCTTCGAGCTCCCAGTACCACTTCACCCGACGGGTGCCGGCATCGGCGACCCGTCGGCGGATCTCGGGATCGATCGAGGGGTCCCGGACGATGCGCCGGACCTCCTCGGGCCGGCCCGAGGTCAAGCGGTCGCGGATCCCGGCGCGTTGGAGGATCGGCCCGATCCGCTCCGGGGGATACTGCCAGCTCTCCTCCTTGTGCCGTATCGCGATCGCTCCGGAGCCGGGGACGCGATGGACCCCGAGGTCCACCGCTGACCGATGGAGATCCTCCGCCGTCCGCTCGAGCTCGCCCGCGACCCGCTCTTCTTCGGTTCGCAACTGGACGAACCGGTCGACGAGCGCCCGGAGACGTTCCTGCTCCTGCGCTGGGACCATGCGGAATTCCGGGCAACGGGACTGGAACTCGCATCGCGCGCACTGTCGCCCCGGAGTGGGATCGAACGCCTGGGCGTGGATCCCATCCGTCACCGCTCCGAGCCGATCGTAGAGAAGTTCGAGGGTCTCCTTCGGGCGTCGCGACACTTTGAGCGGCGTGAGGGAGCGGAGATGGTACAGGGTCAGCTCCTCGACCGGGTCGGAGTAGTTCTTCTCGACGAGGACCTGGTAGAGCGAAAGTTGGTCGGACTCGCGTGCGTCCTCGGCCCGCAGCTCGCGCGAGGTCTTGTAATCGAGGACGGCGAGCCCCCCTCCCGGCGCCCGATCGATTCGATCGATGTATCCGTGGATTGGGATCCCGTCCCAGGATGCTTCGAGGTGTTGCTCCACCGCCACCGGGCGAGGCGGGTCCCGGCGCATCTGCGCGTAGAATCCTCGGAGCATCTCGGCTCCGAGGGCTCGGTACCGGGCTTCCTCCTCGGGGGACGTGTAGCCCTCGTTGAGCCACTCCCGATCGTAGATCGCGAAGAGCTCCTCCTCCGAGAGCCCCGCGGGTCCCGTCACCGTCGGCGCGGAGGGATGCCAGTCATCGAGCGTGCGTTGCGATTCGGCCTCTCCGGATCGCCGCGCCCCGGGCACGACCAGCGGTCGCACGATCGTCTCGAGGACGGAGTGGATGGTCCGGCCGAACGAGAAGTAGCCCCGGGGAGCCTCGGTGAGCCGGTCGATGTACAGGAACTTCCAGCGTAGCGGGCACTCGAGGTACGCCCTCGAGGACGAGTAGCTGAGCGTCGGAACCGTTGCCACCACGGCCTCAGCCCCCGAGACGTTCATCTCGTTATGGGGCTCGCATCCCGGGGAAGCCCTGCCGAGCGCGCGGACGGGTCTACTGACCCGCGACGGTGGCGTTCCCTTCCACCGGGGGAAGGGTCCCCGGGAGGACCAGGTTCGCCCGGGCCTGGGGGTTCGCGAGGTTCTTGGGGAGCCCCAACAGGTCGAGGAGTTCTTTGTAGTGATTGCGGATCGTCACCGGTGTGACGTTCGCCACCGCCGCGATCCGGTCCTGGCTCCGTGGCTCGCCCATCAGGTTCGACGCGATGTAGATAATCGTCGCGAGGATTCCGTTCGGGAGCACCCCGCTCGTCGAGTACACTTGTTCGACCTGCTCGAGGAGCTCGAGCACCTTCGCCCGGACCTCCTTGGAGAGGTTGAGATCCTGCGTGAAGCGCACGAGGTAGTCCCGCGGCTCGACCGGCTTCAACCCGAGCTTGAGCTCGCGTGCGAGCAGCGTGTAGGCGCGTCCGACCTCGATCTTGGTCGCTTTGGAGTGCGCGATGATCTCCTTCATCGTTCGCGGAACGTGGCACTGACGGCACGCGGCGTAGACGCTCGCAGCCACGAGCGCGACGATCTTCTTTCCGCGCGTGGCCTTGTGTTCGAGGGCCCGCCGGTAGATGTACGTCGCGGACTCTTTCACCTCACGGGAGAGGCCGAGGACTCCTGCGAGCCGGTTGAGCTCGCCGAGCGCGACGACCAAGTTGCGCTGGTGGGTTCGTGCGGCCCGGAGCCGGTGGTTGAGCTTGCGCAGATGGTAGAACTTGAGGGACGTGTTGCGGGAGAGGCTGTTGCCCTGGAAGTCCCGCGTCGGCACGCCGATCTCGCTGAAGAGACCCTTGTCGGGCATCAACGGTGAGATGACGGGTCCCCAGCCGCGGGCCTCGCGCCCGGTGTCCTCCTTTCCGCCACGCTGGCCACGGTCGCTGACCAGCGCGCTCTGGTCAACCACGAGGCCGCAGTCCGCGCAAACGATCTCGCCGCGGATCTCGTCACGGATGAGGTGGGAGGAACCGCAGTTCGGGCATGTGTCGGAGGAAGGCGCGGAGGATGCACCGGGCGCATTGTGCCCCGAGGCGAGCGTTTTGGGGACGAGCGCCTTCGGCACGGTGACCTTCGAGGTCGGGGCCTTGGCTGTGGTGGGCTTCGAAGCTACAGTTCGGGAGGCCGTGGGACGAGAGCGATGCGATGCTGGGGTCGATGCAGTAGCCGTCATGGTTCCAAGATTGAGTAACGATGGCCCGGTATAAATACGTTCAGACGTTTTATGTAACTCTTGTCCAAACACGCCCTACACCGTGCCGTGTTGTAACACGGCTCTAAGCACCCCTCCCAAGCGCTGAGCCGTTCTCACGCGGGCCGGGACTTTCTCGGGGCGGGTTGTCCGCTGGGGCGAGTAGAGGGCCGGAGCTCGCGGGGCAGGAAGGTGAAGAGCTGTTCATTGTCCCGGAAGGGCACAGGGTCTCGCACAAGCCGGTGCGCGCCGACCGAGGCGGTGGTATCGGGGATGGGCACGAAGCTCAACTCCTCGAATCCCGCCGCTTGGAACCAGCCGCGGACGGTTGGAGTCAGGTCGGGTTCGAAGCGTCCTCGCGTCCAGATCACCACCGCACCCCCGGCGCAGAGTTCGGGGAGGTGGTCGATTGTACGCTTGATATCCTCATCCAGGATGTTACCGAAGATCCCGCATGCAAGCACGAGATCGGCAGGCACGGCGCCCACGTACGATCGCGTGTTCGAAGCGTCGTCCTTCACGAAGACGATGCCCCTCAGGCCCAGACGCGCTACGCTCTCGCGGCCCGATGCCACCAGTTGAGGCTCCAGCTCGATGAGGCGCGCTTCGACCTCCTTCGCCCGGGGGTGGGTCGCGAGGACGCCGAGCAGATCACGGCCGTCGCCGGCGCACAGACTGAGGACACGCACGGGGCCGGGTGGAGCCTGGTCCAACGCCTCCGCGACCCGGCTCTGCACGACTTTCAGGCGCCTCGCGTTCGGCTGATCTCGGTCGTATCCCGCGTGCCACTCTACCCATTCACTCGTCATGA encodes:
- a CDS encoding ABC transporter permease, with protein sequence MSERHRLRSVLTLIELNGLIPIRTQPLYLVNLLASPLAFLFFITIASGGVLLAYGIGGGMILTMLSVGTGLQSDLTHYRHDLKFQDIVVASPVEAPTYVAGMALSELVYSTPGMLLFLGLWFVTGAATALHAFILAGALLLVWAFASALAFTLATWFEDVRETFMFSPLISLGLTVIPPVYYPLSALPPWAQYVALVSPTTYAASLVQSAMGLIPITWSTAALDWGILIAFTAGLFILASFKARWREA
- a CDS encoding ABC transporter ATP-binding protein produces the protein MSSEPAIRAIGIGKRYPKAPPGVAALANLSLTVPAGKIYGLIGQNGAGKTTFIRIAATQLTPSSGEMYVLGHPILREERAIRARVACVPQESRPLYFLNTEEVVYLYLKLRGIDPLEARQRTKAALEELSLWEYRKRQVSRLSGGLRRRALVAMVLASDADLLFLDEPTTGLDPLARRQVWEAIRRASREHRTILLTTHYLDEAEALSSRIALIDKGQMLLEGTAAELRARVRLPYRVSVQGSALLSELEPYGRVSAIEGGFLVFAREADARELARWALERGHRVSMGPVTLEDVFLEVVGRPIEQDEPLAEGAEAA
- a CDS encoding formate--phosphoribosylaminoimidazolecarboxamide ligase, translated to MGVHLAPPARLRSIEGRTPTIATLCSHSSLQIFHGARREGFPTLGITAGNPPKFYDAFPLGRPDRFLSIPKVSELPNSAATLREEGAILIPHGSFVEYLGPERFVALDVPVFGNRAVIGWESDRRKERDWLESAGVLMPLRFEELRDIDRPVIIKYYGAKGGKGFFLAKNRADTEAFHPTGPYVIQEYVLGTRYYVHFFYSPLSDRGYRVGSGSLELLGMDRRDEANIDELYKLGSQEELQRAGIRPTFVVTGNVPVMLRESLLPQIFDVGARIVERSIELFGGMVGPFCVEGIMTEDLQFKVFEISTRIVAGTNLFISGSPYSEMIEPGLSTGRRIAQEIRRATEEHRLAEVLS
- a CDS encoding PD-(D/E)XK nuclease family protein; this translates as MATVPTLSYSSSRAYLECPLRWKFLYIDRLTEAPRGYFSFGRTIHSVLETIVRPLVVPGARRSGEAESQRTLDDWHPSAPTVTGPAGLSEEELFAIYDREWLNEGYTSPEEEARYRALGAEMLRGFYAQMRRDPPRPVAVEQHLEASWDGIPIHGYIDRIDRAPGGGLAVLDYKTSRELRAEDARESDQLSLYQVLVEKNYSDPVEELTLYHLRSLTPLKVSRRPKETLELLYDRLGAVTDGIHAQAFDPTPGRQCARCEFQSRCPEFRMVPAQEQERLRALVDRFVQLRTEEERVAGELERTAEDLHRSAVDLGVHRVPGSGAIAIRHKEESWQYPPERIGPILQRAGIRDRLTSGRPEEVRRIVRDPSIDPEIRRRVADAGTRRVKWYWELEESSRAD
- a CDS encoding TFIIB-type zinc ribbon-containing protein translates to MTATASTPASHRSRPTASRTVASKPTTAKAPTSKVTVPKALVPKTLASGHNAPGASSAPSSDTCPNCGSSHLIRDEIRGEIVCADCGLVVDQSALVSDRGQRGGKEDTGREARGWGPVISPLMPDKGLFSEIGVPTRDFQGNSLSRNTSLKFYHLRKLNHRLRAARTHQRNLVVALGELNRLAGVLGLSREVKESATYIYRRALEHKATRGKKIVALVAASVYAACRQCHVPRTMKEIIAHSKATKIEVGRAYTLLARELKLGLKPVEPRDYLVRFTQDLNLSKEVRAKVLELLEQVEQVYSTSGVLPNGILATIIYIASNLMGEPRSQDRIAAVANVTPVTIRNHYKELLDLLGLPKNLANPQARANLVLPGTLPPVEGNATVAGQ
- a CDS encoding class I SAM-dependent methyltransferase family protein, with product MTSEWVEWHAGYDRDQPNARRLKVVQSRVAEALDQAPPGPVRVLSLCAGDGRDLLGVLATHPRAKEVEARLIELEPQLVASGRESVARLGLRGIVFVKDDASNTRSYVGAVPADLVLACGIFGNILDEDIKRTIDHLPELCAGGAVVIWTRGRFEPDLTPTVRGWFQAAGFEELSFVPIPDTTASVGAHRLVRDPVPFRDNEQLFTFLPRELRPSTRPSGQPAPRKSRPA